A region of Desulfolithobacter dissulfuricans DNA encodes the following proteins:
- a CDS encoding PilZ domain-containing protein encodes MIVEERRQATRIRFESRVRIHLNSGELEATADTRDISLKGLYIRSEEKLPVGTRCSLDIDLTGPGSKLICSLTGVICRHDASGMGIHFQEMNADTFIHLKSFIKLKQELVVE; translated from the coding sequence ATGATAGTAGAGGAACGGCGCCAGGCGACCCGGATCCGTTTTGAAAGCCGGGTCCGGATCCACCTGAACAGCGGCGAGCTCGAGGCCACTGCCGACACCAGGGACATCAGCCTGAAGGGCCTGTATATTCGCTCGGAGGAAAAACTGCCGGTTGGCACCCGATGTTCCCTGGATATCGACCTCACGGGTCCGGGCAGCAAGCTGATCTGTTCGCTCACCGGGGTGATATGCCGCCATGATGCCAGTGGCATGGGCATCCATTTCCAGGAAATGAATGCCGACACCTTTATCCACCTGAAAAGCTTTATCAAACTCAAGCAGGAACTGGTGGTTGAGTAG
- a CDS encoding Crp/Fnr family transcriptional regulator gives MPSEKVKEIIGRSFLFDGLPREQLDQLAAIATTKEFKRGEPIFFEGDEANGFYMVLDGKVKIFKMSLVGKEQTLHIFGPGEPFGEVAVFHGNPFPANAVALSRARILFFPRDGFVDLVTGNASLALNLLAMLSLRLRRFASQIESLSLKEVPGRLAAHLVYLAEEQGDDGKVILDIPKGQLASLLGTIPETLSRIFAKMTDEGLIQVDGRTIHILDLPRLREM, from the coding sequence ATGCCTTCAGAAAAAGTTAAGGAAATAATCGGCCGAAGTTTTCTTTTCGACGGCCTGCCCCGGGAACAGCTTGACCAGCTGGCTGCCATTGCCACCACGAAGGAGTTCAAGCGGGGTGAACCGATATTTTTCGAAGGAGACGAGGCCAACGGTTTCTACATGGTCCTTGATGGCAAGGTTAAAATCTTCAAGATGTCCCTTGTCGGCAAAGAACAGACCCTGCATATCTTTGGACCGGGCGAACCCTTTGGCGAAGTGGCCGTGTTTCACGGCAATCCGTTTCCTGCCAATGCCGTTGCCCTGAGTCGGGCCAGGATCCTTTTCTTCCCCCGGGACGGTTTTGTCGACCTGGTCACTGGCAACGCCTCGCTGGCGCTCAATCTTCTGGCCATGCTTTCTCTGCGGCTGCGGCGTTTCGCCAGTCAGATCGAGAGTCTTTCCCTCAAAGAGGTGCCGGGCCGCCTGGCGGCTCACCTGGTCTATCTGGCCGAAGAACAGGGAGATGATGGCAAGGTTATCCTGGATATTCCCAAGGGGCAGCTGGCCAGCCTGCTGGGCACCATTCCTGAGACCCTGTCGCGGATTTTTGCCAAAATGACCGACGAGGGACTCATCCAGGTGGATGGAAGGACCATCCACATTCTTGACCTGCCGCGGTTGCGCGAGATGTAA